One Oculatellaceae cyanobacterium genomic region harbors:
- a CDS encoding MoaD/ThiS family protein, which produces MSVKVLIPTALQKFANDQATLECTGSNISELLDSLEQNCPGIKARLCDDKGEPRRFLNLYVNDEDIRFLEGTKTQLNDGDQVSIVPAVAGG; this is translated from the coding sequence ATGTCCGTCAAAGTTTTAATTCCTACCGCTCTGCAAAAATTTGCTAACGATCAAGCTACTCTTGAATGCACAGGCAGCAACATTTCAGAACTTCTGGATTCCTTAGAGCAAAACTGTCCTGGTATCAAAGCACGTCTTTGTGATGACAAAGGCGAACCACGTCGATTTTTGAATTTATACGTCAACGACGAAGACATCCGCTTTTTAGAAGGCACAAAGACACAGTTGAATGATGGCGATCAAGTTAGTATCGTTCCCGCAGTCGCTGGCGGCTGA
- a CDS encoding DUF2996 domain-containing protein produces MAEETNHNAAGEVAPSTVDKQAPSVAEEHAPSTSSDQATDIPSANAPDPTTANSDVNPNAAGEKPTAEASVSENSSQTAVDQPAVSAKTEEKPAAKKAAAKAKGDEATAEGEKPAAKKAAAAKGDEAPAKAAKKEKAPAVEDKPFAEFIQQHYLPGLKTSLASQGVEDLELKFEQQKIPITGYQQEPQCWQVLGNWNGGLRQFRVYFLEEDIQGKRAFSYAENRGKPSTLEPFLIDERKVTLDLMIFGVIQRLNAQKWLVRN; encoded by the coding sequence ATGGCAGAAGAAACCAACCATAATGCTGCCGGAGAGGTAGCCCCTAGCACTGTTGACAAGCAGGCTCCCAGTGTTGCTGAAGAACACGCTCCTAGTACGAGTTCAGATCAGGCGACAGATATCCCCTCAGCAAATGCGCCTGATCCTACAACAGCTAATTCTGATGTGAATCCTAATGCTGCGGGAGAAAAACCGACGGCAGAAGCTTCTGTTTCGGAAAATAGTTCTCAAACAGCAGTAGACCAACCTGCGGTATCTGCTAAGACAGAAGAGAAGCCTGCGGCTAAAAAGGCTGCTGCCAAAGCTAAGGGTGATGAAGCTACAGCAGAAGGTGAAAAGCCTGCGGCTAAAAAAGCTGCTGCGGCTAAGGGTGATGAAGCGCCAGCTAAGGCAGCTAAAAAAGAGAAAGCACCAGCAGTTGAAGATAAACCGTTTGCTGAGTTTATTCAACAACACTACTTGCCAGGTTTAAAAACATCACTAGCAAGCCAAGGTGTCGAAGATCTAGAGTTAAAATTTGAGCAGCAAAAGATTCCTATTACTGGGTATCAGCAAGAACCTCAATGTTGGCAAGTTCTTGGAAATTGGAACGGCGGTTTACGCCAATTTAGGGTATATTTTCTAGAAGAAGATATTCAAGGAAAAAGAGCTTTTTCTTACGCCGAAAATCGGGGTAAGCCTAGCACACTTGAGCCATTCTTAATTGATGAGCGCAAAGTAACACTAGATTTGATGATTTTTGGTGTAATTCAGCGATTGAATGCCCAAAAGTGGCTGGTAAGAAATTAG